In Bacteroidota bacterium, one genomic interval encodes:
- a CDS encoding nuclear transport factor 2 family protein, with product MRYKRVSVLILAGLLLIIHGCGSKSDEIPSPKDSIEVSSKNDTNYTALKLVFNKQIQGLKGKNVTDYMSTIKVSGLDSINAYNYFETVTKLYDLDYTILNFTVLRADARSAEVEVEMEVRKVNGPQFDDHRSITRHILEKIDGGWRIVESREIKFTPIKPELKK from the coding sequence TTGAGATACAAAAGAGTTTCAGTTCTCATTCTCGCCGGATTATTGTTAATCATTCATGGTTGTGGTTCCAAGTCAGACGAAATACCTTCCCCCAAAGATTCGATTGAAGTAAGTTCAAAAAACGACACAAATTACACAGCTTTAAAACTTGTGTTCAACAAACAGATACAGGGTCTAAAGGGGAAAAATGTAACGGACTACATGAGCACCATTAAAGTGAGCGGGCTTGACTCAATAAATGCTTATAACTACTTCGAAACAGTAACAAAACTCTACGATCTTGATTACACCATTCTGAACTTTACCGTTTTAAGAGCCGATGCCCGGTCTGCTGAAGTTGAGGTTGAGATGGAAGTCAGAAAAGTAAACGGACCTCAGTTTGACGATCACAGATCAATAACCCGACACATCCTCGAAAAAATTGATGGCGGCTGGCGAATTGTTGAGTCCCGGGAAATCAAGTTTACACCCATAAAACCTGAACTAAAGAAATAA
- the infC gene encoding translation initiation factor IF-3 — MIQDNNSNSKEPKDSVRINEEIRVPQVRVIDSDGGQLGVMETKAAIAVARSKELDLVEIAPKADPPVCKIINFGKFKYEKQKREKTQRKNQVVQILKEIRFHPNTDSHDFEFKTKHAINFLEEGNKVKVSVMFKGREMAYTQLGETLLNKFVERIAEIAKVESPIKLEGRNMNVIVVPVKNKSKKK, encoded by the coding sequence TTGATACAAGATAACAATTCAAATTCCAAAGAACCAAAAGATTCCGTAAGGATTAACGAGGAGATTCGTGTTCCTCAGGTTCGGGTAATAGATTCAGACGGCGGGCAATTAGGGGTTATGGAAACAAAAGCGGCGATAGCCGTTGCAAGAAGTAAAGAGCTGGATCTCGTTGAGATAGCTCCAAAAGCAGACCCCCCGGTTTGTAAAATAATCAATTTCGGCAAGTTTAAATACGAGAAGCAAAAACGGGAGAAAACCCAGCGAAAAAATCAAGTGGTACAGATACTCAAAGAGATAAGGTTCCATCCGAATACCGATTCTCACGATTTCGAGTTCAAGACAAAGCATGCAATTAACTTCCTTGAAGAAGGAAACAAAGTTAAGGTGTCAGTAATGTTCAAAGGTCGCGAAATGGCTTATACACAGCTTGGAGAGACATTGTTGAACAAGTTTGTTGAAAGAATTGCAGAAATCGCTAAAGTAGAATCTCCAATTAAATTGGAGGGACGAAATATGAATGTTATCGTTGTACCGGTAAAAAACAAATCCAAAAAGAAATAA
- the rpmI gene encoding 50S ribosomal protein L35: MPKMKTNRGARKTFKETASGGFKRKKAYRSHILTSKTTKRKRHLRKGTMVTDADAPKIKRMLQ; encoded by the coding sequence ATGCCAAAAATGAAAACCAACCGCGGAGCGCGGAAGACCTTCAAAGAGACTGCATCAGGCGGTTTCAAGCGTAAGAAAGCTTACAGAAGCCATATTCTTACTTCCAAAACAACAAAACGGAAGAGACATCTTAGAAAAGGTACAATGGTTACCGACGCAGATGCTCCGAAGATTAAAAGAATGTTGCAATAG
- the rplT gene encoding 50S ribosomal protein L20 produces MPRSQNNVASHHRRKKILKLAKGYWGSRKNVYTIAKNHVEKGLTHAYVGRKLKKREYRRLWIARINAGARMHGLNYSTFISGLSKKGVAINRKVLANLAAENPQVFAELANLVKS; encoded by the coding sequence ATGCCAAGGTCACAAAATAATGTAGCTTCACACCACAGAAGAAAAAAGATCCTCAAACTTGCAAAAGGTTACTGGGGTTCCAGAAAAAATGTTTACACTATTGCCAAAAACCATGTTGAAAAAGGTTTAACACACGCTTATGTGGGCAGAAAATTAAAGAAACGCGAATACAGAAGACTCTGGATCGCAAGAATAAACGCCGGTGCAAGAATGCACGGATTGAATTATTCTACTTTTATTTCCGGTTTGAGCAAAAAAGGTGTAGCAATCAATCGTAAAGTTCTCGCTAATCTTGCTGCTGAAAATCCGCAGGTTTTCGCAGAACTGGCGAATCTGGTTAAAAGCTAA